Sequence from the Spirochaetales bacterium genome:
CAACAACGACAAAAGCGTGTGTTCCGTATCCATCGATAACGGGTTCTCTTTCTTTTATCATAACCGGCTCTTTCCCGATTGTCTGACGGAACATGAAATTGCCGAATCCCGTTTCCTCCAAATGGCGAATCACCTCTTCGGCGGAATAAAATGTCGCTTCCCGGTAAAACGGGTTGTCCCGTTTTTTCTTTTCATATAATCGTCCGAGCCGGCTGTTTCTATCGACAAATCCGACAATAAAACGCCCCCCCGGCTTGAGTATCCTCCGGACCTCCCTGAATGCGCCGGTAATATCATCGAGGAAACAGACCGTCGTTACCATTACCGCGTAATCAAACCGTTCGTCGTCATACGGCAATTGTTCCGCCGCACCCGCTTTTACCTCGACACCCCTCGCCCGGGCTATCGTTCTCATCCTTGCCGACGGTTCGACCCCGCAGGCGATCCCGAGCGGCGCCGCGAATCTTCCCGTCCCCACACCGATTTCGACACCCGACCCCGAATCCGGAAGCATTGCCCCGACTGCCTCGAGTTCGGACTCATAGACGAAGGGATGCTTTTCAAACCACTCGTCGTATCGTTCCGTATACTCATCGAACGGTGAGGTTCGCGCCATGCTTATGGTTCCTCATCGCCCTTCCACGGGATTGCCCATATATTTCCGATAATATAGACGAGCAGACCGGCCGTCACGATGAGCGACCACAACGGATGAATCATGCCTTGGAGGGTGAAATAGATGACGAGTCCGACGGCTAACGGTTTGTAAAACACCTGTATTTTCAGAAGCAGTATCCCTTCACGCGGTCTTGATAAAAAACGTACGGAAAAGGCCGCCATGACGATAAAAAGCGGAACGACGAGACTCGCCGTTACGGGCTCGAAACCATTCCATAGAACACAATTTCTCAGTGCAGGGATAAACGTCATCAATGCAATCCATACGGCGAATCCGCCCGTCACGACAATATTGTACCGGTACATGAGCCGTAACCTGAAACGTCTTTTATATTCCATTACCATCCTTCCTTTCTCCCCGTACCCTTCATTCCTCAAACGAAACCTCAAGGCTCTGCCGTATATATTGTTACGGAGATAATTAATTACGGTCGTACGTTGTCTTTTTTCATGAGTTCCCATGACGACAAATTCGTATTGAAACGGAAGCTGTCTCCATCGGCAATCTTCACGAAACGCCGGGGCATATGGCGCTTAAAATATGTCAGGGTTTTTTCTCCCGTACAATGGAAAGCCGCTATCGATTTTATATTGTAAATCCCCTCAAGCAGCGTCGTTATATGTCCTATTTCATCTTTCGGCGCGTCCTTTAGATGGAGTCCCCCCGTTAAAAGATCGATCCTTTCTTTGAAATCGAGCCCGATATAGTTGAGTATTTTCAGGATACCCGGATGGGAGCACCCCGTAACGACGGCAAGTTTATCATCCTGTTTGACGATCACCGACTGTTCGAAAATGGGATTGCCTGCGTAGCTTCCTTCGATCTCGCCGGTCGTATAAATGTTTTCCCTGATGAGACCGGTTTTTGTTACTTCGACAAGGCTGCCCCCGCATTCTGTTATTTTAAGTTTGAATCCTTCACTGAACCTGCCGCACACATGTACCGCGACACCTGGATTGTTCCCGATCACCCACCATAACCCGCCCGTATGATCCCAATGTTCGTGCGATATGACGACATGATTGATTCGGCGGACATCGCGATTGTTTTTCTCGAAGGATCTTTCAAGCATTCCCGGATCGCAGAAAGTATCGAAGAGGACGTCATCGCCGATCAAAAAAGCAAGTCCCCACTTTTTTCTCATATAATCGAGTTGTGTGGAACCGGAAGCGACAAGTGTTATATCCATATCTCTATACCTTGTTCAACGCCTGTTCCAGATCATCCACAAGGACCTCGATATTTTCGATTCCGCAGGACATGCGGACCGTATTGGGTTTTACCCCGAAACTTGTCCGGCGTTCAACCGGCATGTACAGCATGGTTGTCAACACCGGCAGACAGACGAGGGTTTCGGTGCACCCGAGTGAGACCGCGTGCACGATATTCACGAGACTTTCGACAAAGACCTTTGCGTCATCCTGGGTTTCGCCGACATCAAAGGCGAGCATCCCGCCGAATCCGTTCTTCATCTGTTTCAATGCGGCCTTGTAGCCGATGTCCGTCTCGAGTCCGGGGTAATAGACATCCTTCACTTTGGGGTGCCTTTTCAGGAATCTTGCGACCTGTAAGGCGTTTTCCGCCATTTTCCCGGCACGGATTTCAAATGTTTTCAATCCGCGTTCCAGAAGTGAAGCGGAAAAGGCATCGAGTGTGGTCCCGATCGCCTGCCTCGTGAACCAGAGGGTGTCGTAATATTCCTTTTTTGAACAGGCGATCGCGCCCGCCATCAGATCGTTATGACCGCCGAGGGCCTTTGTCGCGCTGTGAACAACGAGATCCGCCCCCCATTCAAGAGGTTTCTGGTGGTACGGTGTGGCAAAGGTATTATCGACGACAAGCATCGCACCGGAACGGTCTGCCTGCTCGCGGAGGTACCCCAGGTCGATGACCTTGATCAAGGGGTTACTCGGTGTTTCACAAAAAATCATGGCGGTATTTTCCCTGATATTCTCTTCCACTTTTTTGTAATCCCACGCATCGAGCCATGTAATGTCCACACCGAATTTCTCCAGGATCAGGGAAACCTTGTAATTCGCCCCGTAAATATCATGAAAAGAGAGGAAATGATCTCCCTTTTTCAGATATGTCAGATAGGTCATCGTGGCGGCTGCCATCCCCGTCGTGCAGATGACACAATCTTCGGCGCCTTCGAGTGCCGCGATTATTTTCTCAACGGTTCTGACGGTCGGATTATCGTCCCGATGATAGGTGTAGCCGTCGATTTCACCATCGGTAATCTGGCGAAGTACTTCAAAAGAGGTATACTCATAATTGACCGCCGAGACAATCGGCGTCACCATCGGTCTGTTGCCGTACGGAGTTAACGGATCGTTTTTCATTGTTGTCCCTTTCCTGTTTCCAGCCAAAAAGTTTTTATTATTTGTATACGGCAGCATCATTGCCGCATAAGGTAATAATTATTGCGCATCGATTCGTACGTCGCTTCTTCGGGTACATCATTCCCGTCCTCCACGTGATTGCGGCCGGATTCACTCTCGAGGCGTAAAACCCGAAAACCTTTCCTTCACTGTCATACGGCCCGTTTCGCTTATTCCCGCATCATCTTTGCGCCGCACTGCGGACAATTCATCGAATAACACGGAACTCCCTGTTGATGAGTCACCTTGTTCCCGCAGGATGGACACACGCAATTCCCGGCCGGACCGGCACCGGGTCTGTTGCCCCGGTTACGTCCCCTGCCTTTCCCCAATCCTTTTCCCGATCCCTGACCCCTTCCCGTTCCCGGTCCCAATCCCCGCGGGCCTGTTCCGTCACCGCGCGGCATACTACAGCCCCCCCTTCATTCCGAAATGGGATTCGACCGTCGACGCATCGACCGGTTTATATTCACCCTTCTTGTACCGCTCGATGACATCCGAAACGATCCCGGACACACCGGTAAAAATATCGATACCGGCGGCTTTCAGGGTCTGAAAGGCATTGGGACCGACATTTCCCGTCAATACCGCTTTGATATCCTTTTCACTCATCAACTGGCCGGACTGTATTCCGGCGCCACCGCCGGTGGAACTGTAGCTGTTTTTGACCGCCTCGACGGCGGACGTTTCCGTATCGGCGATAATAAAATAGGCGCACCTTCCGAATCTCGGATCAACCTGTGATTCAGCATTGTCTCCCTGCGATGTAATACAAATTTTCATATAAAATAATCCTCCGTTTCACCTCATTAATGAGGATGATCATGATGTTCGGTGCCATGATCACATTCGGTTTTATCCAGCCCGTACCCTTTCCCCGAACCGGGCCTGCATAAGGATTCACCCCCTTTGAGTGTCCCGCTGCATACCTGTTCGAGTATGTCATCGATCTTGCCGGTAATTCCCATAATCGTTTTAATATTGTTTTCATTGAACAACATTTGCGCCCTCATGCCCATACCGCCCGCGATAATATATTCCACTCCCTTTTCATGAAGGAACCGCGGCAAATATCCAGGATGATGACCCGGATTATTGATAACTTCTCTCTTCACGATTGTATCGCCGTCTATATCGACCAATGTGAAGTGGGGACATCTCCCGAAGTGTGCCGAAACAAAATCACCCTCTGTTGAAATCGCTATTTTCATCGATGGTATCTCCTCCATTGATTAAATACGCTATTATACCCCATTATTCACTTCGATGAAACCATTACCTTTAAAAAAAAGACGGAGTATAATAGCGTTTATTTATTTTTTGGGCTTCTCACCTTTTGATTCGAGGTTCTCAAGTTCCCTTATCCGTTCGTTCAGTGCATTCAGACTATCCTGCAGATACTTTGCCTGATTTCTGAGTGCTTCGGCTTCCTGTTCGGGCTGAACCTGGACAGGTTCATACGGAGAGTTAGGATAATAAGCCCCCGGATGATATCCGCCCCACCCGGGAAGGCCGGTCGCCCAGTACATATGCCTGAACCCCCTGCCGCGGCCTCCTCCAAACCTGCCGAACCCCCTTCCAAAGCCCCGGCCCGGGACGGGATTCATGTATCCGGGTACGTTATATCCCGCGCAATACCCGGCTGCGCGTCCTGTCATCGGTCCCAATCCCGCAGGACCAGTTCTATCTCCTCCTGGCATAATAGCACCTCCTTTAAAGTTTTATCGCTTATATAAAACGGCCTGTCATGCCGTCCATTGTGCGGGTTATATCATCCTTCTTTACGGACGATACCCCCGCCTCCCATTGCCTCTTCTTCCTCTTCCCCTGCCCCGGCCGATACATCTCATCCCGCGAAAGGGAATTCCCGGCTGATATCCCGTATTTCCGATACCACGTCCTGAATATGGATCGGCCTGCAATCCCATATACCCAGCGGTATCAACAGGATTTGTCATATCGTTTCTCACGATGCAATAACCTTCTCCCCTGCCGGACAGAGGTCCTCTGCCTGAAGGTCCTGTCCCGTCAAATCTCGGCATCTGCAATACCTCCTTTCTTGATAATGAAAACCATTTTCATTATTAATATATCGCAATGCCCGGATCATGTCAATAGTTGATAATGGTTTTCATTAACATTTTGAGGCGGCAAGGGAACGTTGATCATCCACTGAAGCGCAGCCGCGATTATTCTCGTTCTCAAAAACCATCAGGCATTGCCGTTTATCTGAAGGAATAGGTCTTTCCCAAAACACCTGCGGCGCAGAGCGAGCCAAACTGCCTGACAAAGCAGTCGATATGTCCGGTACAATGACAAAGGGTCACCGACAATACATTCCGCTTTATATGCTCCGCCTGTTTATCGGTAAAACTGAATCCATGCATCCCCCCGAAAATATGAAAAGGAAGCTTTGGATCGATCCCTAGTTCATTCCGGGTATCGAGAAAGGATACCAATCCCGGATGACAGCACCCGCAGAGAAGAATGAAGGCGGCGTCAAGCAGGATACAGGCGGCATGTTCACGGATCCCGCCGTAATCCGAAGAATGCAAGGCGCCGGTCAGGAGGACGTTATCCGGTAATCCATGCTGGGTTCCCGGATTTTCGGCAATCCTTTTATTACCGACCGGTACGGTCATGCCCTCGAAGGGGATGCCGCTTTCCCATTCACGATGAATATATACCGGCACTTCCGGATTCATTTTCAACACAGCCGGGAGGCCGTTGGTATGGTCATTATGATTATGACTCAGCACAACGGCATCGATATCCCGCTGAGAAATCCCTCCCACCGAAAGATTATGCGTAAGGGTATGCGCATACATCCCCGTGTCAAAAAGAATTGTTTTATTGCCGCATCTGATGACGGCGGAAAATCCCGGATCGTTTTCGAAATTCTTCAGGCTTCCGTCGATATTATCGCACAGGATCGTTATCGTAAGGTCATGCATACCGCCGTACGCCTCCCCGTCAATCCCGTTTCACCCCGGATGCTCCGAATTGGGCATCCAGTATTGCAACGACATCTTCCCGTCTTTGCAGACTCGCGGTTGCGGCAACAACATTACCGTTTTGAAAATACACGGTAAACGGCAGCCCGCCGAATCCGGAACACTCGGGCAAATTCCGAATGAATCCGGCCGCCTTTATATCGAATTCCATATCATAAAAGGCCACATGGGGATACTGCTGTTCGATTTTTTCCATAATCCGGTAAACGGGGATACACATAGGCCCCATTCGTCCGCAGCAAATCATCACATTTTCATTTTCTTTCAAAGCCCACCTCAGATCTTCTTCCGTCTCCAGATGTTTCAATGCAGTCATTAACATACTTCCCTCCTTTATTTATTATATCCGCTAATATCGCAATTATCATACACCGAAAAGCCACTGTCTTTGCGATACACGGCGGATACCGCATTAGCGGCCTGACCGCGCCCTTTTATATGTTCGAAAAAAACAACATCAGACCGAATAATAAAATGACTATCGATCCGGCGCAACCGAATATCGTACCGATTATTTTGCCACAGCGCTTTTTTTTTGAAAACAGCTTAAGCACACCCTTTTTCGAACAGATCATTATAATACCGGTGACGGAAATAGTGACCGCCATTCCAATCGACATTGTCAGGGCAAGCATGACCCCCATACAGTAAGCATTGATCGATAGTGAAAAGACAAGAATCAGAACCGCCCCTTCACACGGAATGAGTCCGATGATAAAGGCGGGGATTAAAAATCGCTTTATTCCGGGCCGTGGTAATTCCTGAAATTCAGCCGCATCGTCTCCGTTCTTTTGTACTCCTGCAATATCAACAATAAGTGTTTTTATTAGTAAAAATAAACCCATCAGGGAAATCAATCCATAGCTGATCAGTGAAACTATCTTTCCGGGTTCCCGTGAATACCCGGAATAGGTACCCGCTACAAAAAAATAAAGGATCGAAACCAGAAGGACGGCCGACAACGTATGAATCACCGCGATAAAAATTCCAAACAATATCCCCTGTGTTATCCTTATTTCATTGGACAATGCATAGGAGGCCATAATCACCTTGCCGTGACCGGGGCCAAGGGCGTGGATGATACCATACACGAATGAAATTGCCAACAACATGAAAAAGAGTCCGGCATCCTTTTCCCGGTTGATTTTTCTCGACAGGAGACTTAACGAGGTATTGAGTTCTCTTTGAAGGCGATTGATCGCTTCGAACAAGCCTGAAAAAACCCCGTGACACCCGGTGAAAGCCGGCTCTTCTTCCCGGGTTCGGCCTGAAAAAAACGGGTTGTCCTGTGCGAAACATATGCCCGTCATCGTCATAATGACGATGACGGCAGTAACGAAAAAGGCTTTTTTATTCATCGTTCAACCTTAAATGCAGGACCGCGACCTTCGGTATGATTGTTACCCAGTAGACATTCTCCTTGTCTTCGATAACCCGCAACGAACACTCAAACCGTTCACTCTTTTCCGCGACAAACGGATCGACCTCCGCATTGAAAACGCAACAAAAATAGGATTTATCATAACTTCCCGCTTTGATAACCTGATCCTTTGATACCGCCTTGACATGAAGGGGAACAAAAAAAGTATAGACAAGTGTGCTCCCTGAAATTTCCGCCTTGAAATCCTTCACCGAAGTAATTATTTTCTTTCTCCTGTTATTGACATTGATATGCATAAAATAGTTGTAATTGATCAGGTTCGAAAACGCGCCCTCTTCGACTGCTTTACTTTCGTTTCGCTCAAAGATATTATTTCCGTTATCGTCATAATCCATGATAACGGAAGCGCTGAACATCTCGTCGAATATCCATGTAACACGTATTCCATCGAGTCCCGTCTCATCGAAAACAAAGGTAAATTTATTTTCAATAAACACATGAGGATGACATGAAATCCGTATGGCCGGAAAGAGAAAAAATGCGCATATGAGGAGTATCCCTCCAATATTTCTCACAACGAAACTATCCTTCACTACCATATCGGCCGTCCGGGAATTTCCCGCTGTTGGGGAGAAACGACAATGCGATGGTCTCACCACAGGCGGCGGTGACGTGTTGATTTTTTTAACAAACCGGCCTAAAGTGAAATGGCATCATTCGGGCATTCGGTCGTGCATGCGCCGCATTCCGTACAATCATCGGAAACGACCGCTTTGTCATTCTCGATCCGAATCGCCTCGCACGGGCATATATCGATACAAACACCGCATCCGCTGCATTTTTCATTTTCGATATTCACTGCCATAGTGTCCTCCGGTTTTTTCAATTATGGTAATGGTAATCATTATCAATATTGACACTATAGGTTCATCTTGTTATATTGTCAATACTACAAGGAATAGTATTCATTTTTTTTAACCCGGAGACCTTTGAGGTTCGGAGGAGGAACGATGACGGAAAAACCTGATCCCTTCGATATACTGCAGGAGGAAATCGACAAGGAAATTAACGCCGCATTTTCTGAAAAGACTATCGAATATGCGCGGCGGCCGCTCAACTTCAACAGGATGAACGATCCTTCAGGTTCCGCATGGATAAAGGGGCTTTGCGGAGATACCATGGAAATATATCTGGTCATCGAAAACGACAATATAATCGATGCCTGTTTTTATACAGATGGATGCGGGGCGACCCTCGCCTGTGGGTCCGTGGCGACCGAGTTTTCTAAAGGGAAGACACTCGGAGAGGTGCTGTCGTTCTCACCCCGGAACATAATCGACCACCTGGGAGGACTGCCGAAGGAACATATCCATTGTGCGATTCTGGCAGCCAATACCCTGTATAAAGCGATTGCGGACTACCTGCTGCAATATTGAACGATCGTCTTACGGTATGAACATTAAAACCGGTATGACTTCGATGATGAAAATAAACGGAATAAATATCCGGGTCTCATCGGAAACAGATAAGGTATCATCGGCGTTCGGAGCGCTGCCTCTGTTAATCGGTGATGTGCAACAATATGTATATGAAAGAAGGAGAATTTATGAAAGAGTGTGATGTATTAATTATCGGCGGAAGTGCTTCCGGGATCGTCACCGCAATGACGGGCAGAAATCAGTACCCGGACAAGTCTTTTTTGTTGTTACGAAAGGAGAAAGAAGTTCTTGTTCCGTGCGGGATTCCCTATATTTTCGGCTCATTGGGAAGCAGTAATCTGAACGTGATTCCCGACGGCAGCCTGATCGACGCGGGCATCCGGATCATGACGGGTTCGGCTGTTTCCATCGATTGCGAAAAAAAGGTTTGCCGAACCGGCGATCAGGAAGAAATCTGTTTTGAAAAAATGGTCATCGCGACGGGTTCAAGCCCCAGGGTACCGGCGAAGCTGAAAGGGGTCGATCTCGATAATGTTTATTCGATTCCGAAAAACAAGGAATATATCGACCGTATTATGGAAAAAATCGATCAGCATAATAAAATCGTGATCGTCGGAGGGGGATTTATCGGGGTCGAGCTTTCAGACGAGTTGAACAAAAAGGGTAAGGATATCACCATCGTCGAAGTGCTGCCGCATATCCTGATGTCCGTTTTCGATGAAGAAATGGCGATCAGGGCCGAAGAAACCCTTATCAAGACGGGAATCAAGGTAAAAGCGGGCACCGGTGTCGGCGAAATCACGGGAACCGGAACGGTGAACGGTGTCATCCTGCAAAACGGAGAGAAACTCGATGCGGATGCCGTATTTCTATGTACCGGCTACAAACCGAATACCCATCTTGCCGGGGAAGCCGGTATTGCAATCAATAACGCGGGATTCATCAAAGTCGACGAATACATGAGAACGGATAAAAAAGATATTTTCGCTGTCGGCGATTGCGCGGAGAACAGGGACTTCATTACCAGAAAAGTAATTACCCCAATGCTCGCGTCAACCGCCTGCGCAGAGGCGAGAACGGTCGGCATGAACCTCTACAAACTTTCGACGGTAAAAACCTTCAACGGAACCATATCGATTTTCTCGACCGTCATCGGGGGCACCTGTTTCGCCGTGGCGGGTATTACAGAAAATGTCGCACGGCAGGAAGGATTCGATATCCTTACCGCGACGTTCAACGGAATGGACAAACACCCCGGGAAGCTTCCAGGCATGCAGCCGCAGACGATCAAGCTGATCGTCGCAAAAGAAACCGGTGTGATAATCGGGGCAAGCATTTGCGGCGGATTCAGTATAGGAGAACTCATCAATGTCGCGGGGCTTGCCATTCAGAACAGGATGACGGTATTTTCATTGCTTACCACACAGATCGGAACCCATCCCCTTCTCACAGGTCCGCCGACTGCGTATCCGTTAATCAAGGCCGCGGAGGCGTGCTTGAAAAAGATGAAAGAAAGATAGATACTAGTCGTGGGCCATCAATCTTCGCAGACAACGTTTCGCTTAAGGCGAAAGGTCAGAAAAATCTGATTATCGAAGTAAGGATCCAATAATGAAGGAAACAGACAATCTTCGTATTACCGGGATGACTCCCCTTGTTCCGCCTGTGGAACTCAAAAAGTGTCTCCCGATGACCGCACGGGTAAATTCTACTATAATAAAAAGCAGAAAAATCGTCTGTGATATTTTGAATAAAAAGGACAGGCGCCTGCTCGCTATCGTCGGCCCCTGTTCCATCCATGACTCACAAAGCGCGCTTGAATATGCGCTTCGGCTGAAGCGGATTCAGAAGAAGATTTCAGACAGACTCTACATTATCATGAGAACCTACTTCGAAAAGCCCAGAACAACGATAGGGTGGAAAGGACTGATCACGGACCCCTATCTCAACGGAACATATGCCATCGCGGCAGGTCTCTCGATCGCGCGCAAGCTGCTGCTCGATATCACCGAACTTGGTCTCCCCTGTGGAACGGAAATGCTCGACCCCATTACCCCGCAGTATATCGCCGATCTGATAAGCTGGGCGTCGATCGGCGCGCGAACGACGGAAAGCCAGACCCACAGGGAGATGGCCAGCGGCCTTTCGATGCCGGTCGGTTTCAAAAACGGAACGGGGGGCAATCTTGAACTGGCCGTTAACGCCATGAAATCATCGCGTCACTCACACAGCTTTATCGGTATCGATCAGGATGGTAAAACATCGATATGCACGACGGCTGGAAACCGGACCACACATATTATTTTGAGGGGGGGAGCATCGAAGCCCAACTATTACGAGGAAGACGTGGAAGCGGCGGAAACAATGATATCAAAGGCCGGTATCGAACCCGCGATCATCATCGATTGCAGCCACGGTAATTCGGGCAAACAATACACACGTCAGGCACGCGTTCTTCACTCGCTCTGCGACCAGAGACGGCGGGGAAAAACCTCTATTGTCGGTTTTATGATAGAAAGCAATCTGAAACCCGGATCACAGAAGATTCCCGCCGATCCGGCCGATCTTGTCTACGGCCAGTCGATTACCGACGAATGTGTCGGCTGGGAAGAAACCGAAGAGATGCTTATGTACGCGTATGAGACATTGAAACAGTGAACAGGTTTAGGAGACCGGATTAGCGGTCCGCGATCGAAACGCCGCAAAATATCACCGCCTGGACATTTTTCATCGGATATGTCTCGAATTTCGTGACCGGTGGGGGCGTCTGCAGGGGCGTATAATTGAATCGCAGACCGCAGACCAGCCCCCTCAGATCGAGCGAAATCCCGGCACTGAGGACAGGGAAAAGGCTGAGAAGTAACCGTTCGGTTGCGGGATAAACTTCATCCCCCAAAAACACACTTCCCGCGGTTCCAAGCCCGATATGGATAAACGGATCGACAAACCGCCTTAAGAACCTGAAATGATAACTGATATAGATCACTTCGCTGTACCACTTCACGTACCAGGCCATTTCGTCATTGCGGTCGAAATCTGTCAGATAGCATCCGCCGATACCGGTGGCATCGATGATCACCTCCCATTCGAATCCCCAGAAACTCTTTGCCGGATCGAATAATTCCGGCTTACCGTCCTTTGGCATCGGAATATCGATCGATTCGGAGCAAACGGCACCGCCGAGCCTTACTTCCGTTTCCGAAAAACAGAGAGACGAAAGGATTGTCATAAGGAATATAACGGGTATATATATCTTCATAGCTTCCCCCCTTGTTTTACCGCACGCAGGCGGCAATAGTATCGAACCTGCGTTCCATATACGTTTATTAAACACCCGGACAGATTTTATGTGTTACCGTAAAATACAGATTTTTAAAACCGGCAGGATGAGACAATGGGAAACCGTGTTATAACGAAGAAAGGAAATTTTTTGTGATTCTAAAAACCTGCAAAGCAGGTTTTTAGAAGTGCCTATTATACAGTCAGATCCATATTCTCAGGTCACGAACTTTCTGATGGTCCAGATAAACAGCCGCTCCGGAATGAGTTTTCGAAAGAAAAGAATCGTTACCGCATAGCCTGCTGCCGGATAACGGAGCCGGTATCCTTTCGAAGAAGCCGCACGGAAAATCGTTTTTGCGACTTTTTCGGGCCCCGAGCCGATCAGCCGCGTAAGGGCGTCCATTTTCTTTTCGACCCGGTTCGAATAGGCCGTATAATCATTAATGTTGACGCCGGCCTGTTTTTCCTGCGACCGTGAATAAAAATCGGTCTTGATAATTCCGGGTTCTATGATCTTAACCCTGATATTGAGGGGACGGAGTTCGAAAGCGAGACTTTCCGAATACCCCTCGACAGCCCATTTTGAAGCATTATAAACGCAATAGAGGGGAAAGGTCATACGCCCGGCCCCGGAGGTGACATTGATGATCGTCCCCTTTTTTCGCGTGCGAAAATGGGGAAGGACCGCTTTGGTGACGGCCATAAGACCGAATACATTCGTTTCAAACTGTTTCCTTATCTGAGAGGAAGTATATCCTTCAAACGGGCCCATAAGGGAATACCCCGCATTATTGACAAGAACATCGATAGCGGAAAAAGACGTGAGGGTTTCATCTACGGCGTTATCGATCGACTTCACATCCGTCACATCGCACGCCGGTGTCATAATCCGGTCATCCCCGGCGGGCAGATCGGCTTTATCCGGATTTCGCATTGTCGCAGATACATTCCAGCCCTTTTTATAAAAAAGGAGGGCTGTCGCCCTGCCGATTCCGCTCGATGCCCCTGTAATAAAAACGGTTTTTCTCTCTTTCATAGTACCTCCTTATCATACTGCATTTCGACGAGTTCACCGGAAATAATCCGAAGGGGCGGACCATTGCGGCCTGATGCACCGGTTGAAAGAAGCAGCGCCCCCTCGTCGCCGATCCCGTTCACTATCCCCTCGGCGCAAACCACGTTATTTTTCGAAGTTTCGCCCCCGGTATG
This genomic interval carries:
- a CDS encoding methyltransferase domain-containing protein, translating into MARTSPFDEYTERYDEWFEKHPFVYESELEAVGAMLPDSGSGVEIGVGTGRFAAPLGIACGVEPSARMRTIARARGVEVKAGAAEQLPYDDERFDYAVMVTTVCFLDDITGAFREVRRILKPGGRFIVGFVDRNSRLGRLYEKKKRDNPFYREATFYSAEEVIRHLEETGFGNFMFRQTIGKEPVMIKEREPVIDGYGTHAFVVVGGEKEE
- a CDS encoding MBL fold metallo-hydrolase, which gives rise to MDITLVASGSTQLDYMRKKWGLAFLIGDDVLFDTFCDPGMLERSFEKNNRDVRRINHVVISHEHWDHTGGLWWVIGNNPGVAVHVCGRFSEGFKLKITECGGSLVEVTKTGLIRENIYTTGEIEGSYAGNPIFEQSVIVKQDDKLAVVTGCSHPGILKILNYIGLDFKERIDLLTGGLHLKDAPKDEIGHITTLLEGIYNIKSIAAFHCTGEKTLTYFKRHMPRRFVKIADGDSFRFNTNLSSWELMKKDNVRP
- a CDS encoding aminotransferase class I/II-fold pyridoxal phosphate-dependent enzyme encodes the protein MKNDPLTPYGNRPMVTPIVSAVNYEYTSFEVLRQITDGEIDGYTYHRDDNPTVRTVEKIIAALEGAEDCVICTTGMAAATMTYLTYLKKGDHFLSFHDIYGANYKVSLILEKFGVDITWLDAWDYKKVEENIRENTAMIFCETPSNPLIKVIDLGYLREQADRSGAMLVVDNTFATPYHQKPLEWGADLVVHSATKALGGHNDLMAGAIACSKKEYYDTLWFTRQAIGTTLDAFSASLLERGLKTFEIRAGKMAENALQVARFLKRHPKVKDVYYPGLETDIGYKAALKQMKNGFGGMLAFDVGETQDDAKVFVESLVNIVHAVSLGCTETLVCLPVLTTMLYMPVERRTSFGVKPNTVRMSCGIENIEVLVDDLEQALNKV
- a CDS encoding DUF5320 domain-containing protein, with protein sequence MPRGDGTGPRGLGPGTGRGQGSGKGLGKGRGRNRGNRPGAGPAGNCVCPSCGNKVTHQQGVPCYSMNCPQCGAKMMRE
- a CDS encoding NifB/NifX family molybdenum-iron cluster-binding protein; translated protein: MKICITSQGDNAESQVDPRFGRCAYFIIADTETSAVEAVKNSYSSTGGGAGIQSGQLMSEKDIKAVLTGNVGPNAFQTLKAAGIDIFTGVSGIVSDVIERYKKGEYKPVDASTVESHFGMKGGL
- a CDS encoding NifB/NifX family molybdenum-iron cluster-binding protein; translation: MKIAISTEGDFVSAHFGRCPHFTLVDIDGDTIVKREVINNPGHHPGYLPRFLHEKGVEYIIAGGMGMRAQMLFNENNIKTIMGITGKIDDILEQVCSGTLKGGESLCRPGSGKGYGLDKTECDHGTEHHDHPH
- a CDS encoding DUF5320 domain-containing protein, whose translation is MPGGDRTGPAGLGPMTGRAAGYCAGYNVPGYMNPVPGRGFGRGFGRFGGGRGRGFRHMYWATGLPGWGGYHPGAYYPNSPYEPVQVQPEQEAEALRNQAKYLQDSLNALNERIRELENLESKGEKPKK
- a CDS encoding MBL fold metallo-hydrolase; the encoded protein is MHDLTITILCDNIDGSLKNFENDPGFSAVIRCGNKTILFDTGMYAHTLTHNLSVGGISQRDIDAVVLSHNHNDHTNGLPAVLKMNPEVPVYIHREWESGIPFEGMTVPVGNKRIAENPGTQHGLPDNVLLTGALHSSDYGGIREHAACILLDAAFILLCGCCHPGLVSFLDTRNELGIDPKLPFHIFGGMHGFSFTDKQAEHIKRNVLSVTLCHCTGHIDCFVRQFGSLCAAGVLGKTYSFR
- a CDS encoding thioredoxin is translated as MLMTALKHLETEEDLRWALKENENVMICCGRMGPMCIPVYRIMEKIEQQYPHVAFYDMEFDIKAAGFIRNLPECSGFGGLPFTVYFQNGNVVAATASLQRREDVVAILDAQFGASGVKRD
- a CDS encoding DUF1007 family protein — its product is MRNIGGILLICAFFLFPAIRISCHPHVFIENKFTFVFDETGLDGIRVTWIFDEMFSASVIMDYDDNGNNIFERNESKAVEEGAFSNLINYNYFMHINVNNRRKKIITSVKDFKAEISGSTLVYTFFVPLHVKAVSKDQVIKAGSYDKSYFCCVFNAEVDPFVAEKSERFECSLRVIEDKENVYWVTIIPKVAVLHLRLNDE
- a CDS encoding 4Fe-4S binding protein, producing MAVNIENEKCSGCGVCIDICPCEAIRIENDKAVVSDDCTECGACTTECPNDAISL